In Gimesia chilikensis, one DNA window encodes the following:
- a CDS encoding sensor histidine kinase, which produces MQRPSAVNESPLSVAEREKLEAQYSEIATLAGGLAHEIKNPLSTMSMNLELLTEDLETLDVPSRHRMLKKVESVQRECKHLQEILDAFLQFARVGKLALTTANLNSLVSDFIDFFRPQANEAGIEISPHFDADLPAVQIDPALFRQVLMNLALNVVQAMPDGGLIELQTSHRDGTVYLDIIDNGKGIDEKVKSRMFDAFFSTKAGGSGLGLPTVKKIVDAHHGTIECDSEPGRGTRFTISFPVC; this is translated from the coding sequence ATGCAGAGACCATCCGCAGTCAACGAGAGCCCGCTGAGTGTTGCAGAACGGGAAAAGCTGGAAGCCCAGTATTCCGAAATCGCAACTCTGGCCGGCGGCCTGGCGCATGAAATCAAAAACCCGCTCTCCACGATGAGCATGAACCTCGAACTGCTCACTGAAGATCTGGAGACACTGGATGTCCCTTCCCGACATCGCATGCTGAAAAAAGTCGAAAGCGTGCAGCGGGAATGCAAGCATCTGCAGGAGATCCTGGATGCCTTCCTGCAGTTTGCCCGGGTAGGCAAACTGGCACTGACTACTGCCAACCTGAATTCCCTGGTCAGCGACTTCATCGACTTCTTCCGCCCTCAGGCCAATGAAGCCGGCATCGAAATCAGCCCGCACTTCGACGCGGACCTGCCTGCGGTCCAGATCGATCCCGCTCTGTTTCGGCAGGTGTTGATGAACCTGGCGCTGAACGTGGTTCAGGCAATGCCCGATGGCGGTCTGATCGAATTACAGACTTCACATCGGGATGGCACCGTCTACCTCGATATCATCGATAACGGTAAAGGCATCGATGAAAAGGTTAAGTCGCGGATGTTCGACGCCTTCTTTTCCACGAAAGCGGGAGGCAGTGGCCTGGGACTGCCCACGGTCAAAAAGATCGTCGACGCCCATCACGGCACGATTGAATGTGACAGTGAACCCGGTCGCGGGACGCGGTTTACCATTTCCTTCCCCGTTTGCTGA
- a CDS encoding sigma-54-dependent transcriptional regulator, which produces MSAKDAPETDLESIVIRVLIIDDDEAHAQAVAESLERVGCECKIATSGEQGAKLIERETADIVITDLRMDGVDGLSILRTAKEELPDAEVIVLTGHGSINSAVTAMQLGAYTYLTKPLDISELRNAVEKASTRVRLMRRNAELHRRLDEKFGFEGVIGNTPQMHKIVEKLKNVASTNSTVLIEGESGTGKELVARAIHQNSERKSKPFVPLNISALPDSILESELFGHEQGAFTGAVGKRIGKFEHANGGTLFLDEVGEMPMQTQIKLLRVLEDRKIARLGTNEEISLNVRLVAATNADLLEMVKTGTFRQDLYYRLSVVKIELPPLRERRGDIPLLTDHFLKELSAQYDKPYEGVSRAARRALMSYDWPGNIRQLRNAAERMLVLDTDGILDLDDLPEEIVPVAGPDGDSSYTSDRSGADFLIGRPFSEVERYYIERALDLADGKREEAAKMLGIGERTLYRKLKEYQKQKEEQGGV; this is translated from the coding sequence ATGAGCGCGAAAGACGCCCCGGAAACTGATCTTGAATCAATCGTGATTCGTGTCCTGATCATTGATGACGATGAAGCACATGCCCAGGCGGTGGCAGAAAGCCTGGAGCGGGTCGGCTGCGAGTGTAAAATCGCTACCTCAGGGGAGCAGGGCGCCAAGCTGATTGAACGCGAGACTGCAGACATCGTGATCACCGATCTGCGCATGGATGGTGTCGATGGTCTCTCGATCCTTCGCACTGCCAAGGAAGAACTTCCCGACGCCGAAGTCATCGTGTTGACCGGGCACGGTTCGATCAACTCTGCCGTGACTGCGATGCAGCTCGGGGCCTATACCTATCTCACCAAGCCACTGGATATCAGCGAACTCCGCAACGCGGTCGAAAAGGCGTCCACACGCGTCCGTCTCATGCGACGCAATGCAGAACTCCATCGCCGCCTGGATGAAAAATTCGGCTTCGAAGGCGTGATCGGCAACACGCCCCAGATGCATAAGATTGTCGAAAAGCTGAAGAATGTCGCTTCCACGAACAGCACCGTGCTGATTGAAGGCGAGAGCGGCACCGGGAAAGAACTCGTTGCCCGGGCCATTCACCAGAACAGTGAGCGAAAGAGCAAGCCTTTCGTCCCCCTTAACATCTCGGCACTGCCGGACAGTATTCTGGAGAGTGAACTCTTCGGACACGAGCAGGGAGCCTTTACCGGTGCCGTCGGAAAGCGGATTGGTAAGTTCGAGCATGCCAACGGGGGAACCCTCTTTCTGGATGAAGTCGGCGAAATGCCGATGCAGACCCAGATCAAACTGCTCCGCGTTCTCGAAGACCGTAAGATCGCCCGCCTGGGAACCAATGAAGAGATCAGTCTCAACGTTCGCCTGGTGGCTGCAACGAATGCGGATCTGCTCGAAATGGTGAAGACGGGAACCTTCCGACAGGATCTGTACTACCGGCTGTCAGTGGTAAAAATCGAACTGCCCCCACTGCGGGAACGGCGGGGGGACATACCGCTGCTGACTGATCATTTCCTGAAAGAGCTTTCCGCCCAATACGACAAGCCTTACGAAGGGGTTTCGCGGGCTGCCCGTCGCGCACTGATGTCATACGACTGGCCTGGCAATATCCGTCAGCTCCGCAATGCCGCCGAGCGAATGCTGGTGCTGGACACCGATGGCATTCTGGATCTGGACGACCTGCCTGAAGAGATCGTACCTGTCGCGGGACCGGATGGAGACAGCAGCTATACCTCGGATCGTTCCGGGGCTGATTTTCTCATTGGTCGTCCTTTCTCTGAGGTAGAACGCTACTACATTGAGCGGGCTCTCGATCTCGCGGACGGCAAGCGGGAAGAAGCAGCCAAGATGCTGGGCATCGGTGAGCGAACCCTCTACCGGAAGCTCAAAGAGTACCAAAAGCAGAAAGAAGAGCAGGGGGGCGTCTGA
- a CDS encoding NfeD family protein codes for MKHVNQMFLALILGLLALNGNSALQADPAKQAPKSEKPADPPAKKAEPDGPPSIPAQFMSIESPVGEVTYGRVTNAALALQNEAAQAGETGYLVLKITPGSSPFHQVQGLAKFLASSKLSSLKTIAWIPETVIGNNVVLALACDEIVMHPDAELGDIGYGKALDRDEQQFVLSIVEKRHNPKLSRALALGMMDPQQAVLKVKIQQGEGKNKQVESRVVTPEELKRLRDNQAVITDVETIKEVGSLGVFSGSKARAVDVLVQQLAHSRGDLSEFYGIPREKLRDDPTVGEAPQVMLIKVDGMISPILETFIERQINRAVNSGANMLVFEIDSGGGYLLSGMNLANRIADLESSKVRTVAYIPERAMSSAAIIALGCDEIFLKPNGQIGDAGVMHENKNGQFEFVPEKILSPIRVTIRDLAEKKGRPPAVCEAMMDKDLEVFEVTNSKTGQLWFMSDTEIHESNGEWIKGPMIPESKKGNLLTVNGVRAHELKLAEPPVRDIDELKQRLGIAAAVNLKAVGRTWVDTLVFYLNTGAVTFLLFFMGALFIYLELYTLTGMFGIMSAVCFGLFFWSKFLGGTAGYLEIVLFVIGMICILMEIFVIPGFGIFGVSGGLLIVSSIILASQTFGDFNTLRPGSDFTNMTNTVGTMSASLVTVIVLALILNRFLPESRLMSSIILAPPGDNQRPGGHEIRLDPELLGNFDSVHRHGLELKVGMQGVTTSVLRPAGRVEIEGVWIDVISEGPYIQVGVPVEIAQIQGNEIVVREVSPDEENA; via the coding sequence ATGAAACACGTCAACCAGATGTTCCTGGCCTTGATTCTGGGACTTTTAGCGCTCAACGGAAATTCTGCACTCCAGGCTGATCCTGCCAAACAGGCTCCCAAATCCGAAAAACCAGCGGATCCACCTGCGAAGAAAGCCGAGCCCGACGGGCCCCCATCGATTCCCGCGCAGTTCATGTCAATCGAAAGTCCCGTGGGTGAGGTCACCTACGGACGTGTGACCAATGCCGCCCTGGCACTGCAGAACGAAGCTGCTCAAGCCGGAGAGACCGGCTATCTGGTGCTTAAAATTACACCCGGTTCGAGTCCCTTTCACCAGGTGCAGGGGCTGGCGAAATTTCTGGCCTCGTCTAAATTATCCAGCTTGAAAACAATTGCCTGGATCCCGGAGACGGTCATTGGTAACAACGTGGTACTGGCGCTGGCCTGTGATGAAATCGTGATGCACCCCGATGCGGAACTCGGTGACATCGGATACGGTAAAGCACTGGATCGGGACGAACAGCAGTTTGTGCTCTCGATTGTGGAAAAACGGCATAATCCCAAGCTGAGCCGGGCGCTGGCTCTGGGCATGATGGATCCGCAACAGGCCGTCCTGAAAGTGAAAATCCAGCAGGGCGAGGGCAAGAATAAGCAGGTCGAATCGCGGGTGGTCACTCCCGAGGAACTGAAGCGACTGCGGGACAATCAGGCCGTGATCACCGATGTGGAAACCATCAAAGAAGTCGGTTCACTGGGCGTTTTTTCGGGCAGCAAAGCCCGGGCCGTCGATGTGCTGGTCCAGCAACTGGCTCATTCCCGGGGAGATCTTTCCGAATTCTACGGCATTCCACGGGAAAAGCTGCGCGACGATCCGACGGTGGGAGAAGCGCCTCAAGTAATGTTGATCAAGGTTGACGGGATGATTTCACCCATTCTGGAAACGTTCATCGAACGGCAGATCAATCGGGCCGTCAATTCCGGGGCCAATATGCTGGTGTTTGAAATCGATTCCGGCGGTGGATACCTGCTTTCCGGAATGAATCTGGCAAACCGGATTGCCGATCTCGAATCCAGTAAGGTTCGCACCGTTGCGTATATTCCCGAACGTGCCATGAGCAGTGCGGCGATTATTGCCCTGGGGTGTGACGAGATTTTTCTCAAACCCAACGGGCAGATTGGCGATGCGGGGGTGATGCATGAGAACAAAAATGGGCAGTTCGAATTCGTACCGGAAAAAATTCTGAGCCCGATTCGGGTGACGATTCGCGATCTCGCAGAAAAGAAAGGCCGGCCACCAGCGGTCTGTGAAGCGATGATGGATAAGGATCTGGAAGTCTTTGAAGTCACCAACAGCAAAACCGGTCAGCTCTGGTTCATGTCCGATACTGAAATTCATGAATCGAATGGGGAATGGATCAAAGGCCCGATGATTCCCGAGTCGAAGAAAGGCAACCTGCTGACCGTCAACGGCGTCCGGGCTCACGAACTTAAACTCGCGGAACCTCCCGTGCGTGACATTGATGAACTCAAGCAGCGATTGGGGATTGCCGCTGCTGTCAACTTGAAAGCGGTCGGGCGTACCTGGGTCGATACCCTTGTTTTTTACCTTAATACAGGAGCGGTGACCTTTCTGCTCTTTTTCATGGGAGCCCTGTTCATCTACCTCGAACTTTACACGCTGACCGGGATGTTCGGAATTATGTCAGCCGTCTGTTTCGGCTTGTTTTTCTGGAGCAAATTTCTGGGAGGGACTGCAGGTTACCTTGAGATCGTCCTGTTCGTGATCGGCATGATCTGCATTCTGATGGAGATCTTCGTCATTCCCGGCTTCGGCATCTTCGGCGTTTCCGGGGGGCTGCTGATCGTCTCTTCGATTATTCTTGCCAGCCAGACCTTCGGGGATTTCAATACACTGCGCCCCGGTTCTGATTTCACCAACATGACCAACACGGTCGGCACCATGAGTGCGTCGTTGGTAACGGTCATTGTGCTGGCGTTGATTCTGAATCGGTTTCTGCCCGAGTCGCGGCTGATGAGTTCGATTATTCTCGCACCCCCGGGCGACAATCAGCGTCCAGGTGGTCACGAGATCCGGCTGGACCCCGAACTGCTCGGCAACTTTGACAGTGTCCACCGTCACGGCCTGGAGCTAAAAGTGGGCATGCAGGGGGTCACCACGTCTGTTTTACGACCCGCAGGACGGGTTGAAATTGAGGGAGTCTGGATCGATGTGATCAGCGAAGGCCCCTATATCCAGGTCGGGGTACCGGTAGAAATTGCCCAGATTCAAGGGAATGAAATTGTGGTGCGTGAAGTAAGTCCCGATGAGGAAAATGCTTAG
- the rpsO gene encoding 30S ribosomal protein S15, giving the protein MSVTQERRAELIQEYQSKQGDTGSAEVQIAVLTERIVNLTEHLRSNVKDHASRRGLLQMVSRRRGLLDYLHKKNAESYREILDRLNIRK; this is encoded by the coding sequence ATGTCAGTCACTCAGGAACGAAGAGCAGAATTGATTCAAGAGTATCAGTCGAAACAAGGGGATACCGGATCTGCAGAAGTGCAGATTGCTGTGCTTACCGAACGGATTGTAAATTTAACCGAGCACCTCCGGTCCAACGTTAAAGATCACGCGAGTCGTCGTGGCCTGCTGCAGATGGTCAGCCGCCGCCGTGGTCTGCTGGATTATTTGCACAAAAAGAATGCAGAAAGCTATAGGGAAATTCTCGATCGGCTGAATATCCGAAAGTAA
- the pnp gene encoding polyribonucleotide nucleotidyltransferase, which produces MKVVVECEVGGQKLSLTTGQLAKQAAGSVLIQYGETVVFVATATGPAREGTDFFPLTVDYRERTAAAGKFPGGFLKREGRPTTKEILTARLTDRPIRPLFPKEFKDELQVMSNVMSCDGFNDPDVLSINAASAALCLSPVPFQGPIAAVRLGRINGELITLPTREQIAESDLDLIVAGSSKSVLMIEGFGSQIPEDEMSAAIMHAHSELKKIIDLQLELREKAGIEPFQYEAPPENPFIAKLDDPIYQKLAAAMQSTVKAERREGTKVVHNELVEKFFPEEATETADGATRAQFEEAFHDLEQRAVRELAMAGRRLDGRTPDQLRDVSCETSTLPRVHGSAVFTRGETQSMATVTLGTSRDQQRVDGLFEEELQRFMLHYYFPPFSVGECRPIRGPGRREIGHGCLAERSVAPVLPSEEDFPYTIRVISDILESNGSSSMASVCSATLSLMDAGVPLRQPVAGISIGLVTQGDDFKVLTDIIGDEDHFCDMDFKVAGTQKGITGIQLDLKNDGIGEDIIKATLEAAKKARLELLRTMLTAIRRPRAEISAYAPRLHQTKINPEKIGLLIGPGGKTIRAIQEDTGATIDIQDDGTVTISGGNVEIVEKALAHIEALTEEIRVGRIYDGVVSSIKEFGAFIEIAPGKDGLCHISELSDGFVKSVSDICKMGDRLQVKVIAVDDQNRVKLSRKAVLAEQAAAEGNGDAAAAEEE; this is translated from the coding sequence GTGAAAGTAGTTGTTGAATGTGAGGTTGGCGGACAGAAACTTAGTCTTACAACTGGTCAGTTAGCGAAGCAGGCCGCAGGGTCTGTTCTTATTCAATATGGTGAAACTGTCGTCTTTGTCGCAACGGCGACAGGCCCTGCAAGAGAGGGAACTGACTTTTTCCCTCTGACAGTTGATTATCGGGAACGGACTGCTGCTGCAGGCAAGTTCCCCGGTGGATTTTTGAAACGGGAAGGACGTCCTACCACCAAGGAAATCCTGACGGCACGCTTGACCGACCGTCCGATTCGTCCCCTGTTTCCCAAAGAATTTAAAGATGAACTGCAGGTCATGTCTAACGTCATGTCCTGTGATGGATTTAACGATCCTGACGTACTGTCAATCAACGCGGCCAGTGCTGCACTGTGCCTCTCTCCGGTTCCCTTCCAGGGACCAATCGCCGCCGTTCGCCTGGGACGCATCAATGGCGAACTGATTACCCTGCCGACTCGGGAGCAGATCGCTGAAAGCGACCTGGATCTGATCGTTGCCGGTTCAAGCAAATCGGTTCTGATGATCGAAGGTTTCGGAAGCCAGATTCCTGAAGACGAAATGTCTGCAGCAATCATGCACGCTCATTCCGAGCTGAAGAAGATCATTGATCTGCAGCTGGAACTGCGTGAAAAGGCCGGTATTGAGCCCTTCCAGTACGAAGCACCTCCGGAAAATCCCTTCATCGCGAAACTGGATGATCCCATCTACCAGAAACTGGCCGCTGCCATGCAGAGTACGGTCAAAGCAGAACGTCGTGAAGGCACGAAAGTCGTTCACAACGAACTGGTAGAAAAGTTCTTCCCCGAAGAAGCAACAGAAACCGCAGATGGCGCAACTCGCGCTCAGTTCGAAGAAGCCTTCCATGATCTGGAACAACGGGCTGTTCGCGAACTGGCAATGGCCGGTCGCCGTCTTGACGGTCGTACTCCCGATCAGCTGCGGGATGTTTCCTGCGAAACATCGACACTCCCTCGCGTGCACGGCTCTGCCGTCTTCACACGTGGCGAAACTCAGTCGATGGCAACCGTTACCCTGGGCACATCGCGTGACCAGCAGCGGGTCGACGGTCTGTTTGAAGAAGAACTGCAGCGGTTCATGCTGCACTACTACTTCCCGCCGTTCTCCGTCGGTGAATGTCGTCCGATTCGTGGACCAGGACGTCGTGAAATTGGTCACGGCTGTCTGGCAGAGCGTTCCGTTGCACCGGTACTGCCCAGCGAAGAAGACTTCCCTTACACCATCCGCGTGATCTCCGATATTCTGGAATCCAACGGTAGTAGCTCGATGGCCTCTGTCTGCTCGGCGACTCTCTCGCTGATGGACGCTGGTGTCCCGCTGCGTCAACCTGTTGCCGGGATCTCAATCGGTCTGGTGACTCAGGGAGACGACTTCAAAGTTCTGACTGACATCATCGGCGATGAAGACCACTTCTGCGATATGGACTTCAAAGTCGCCGGTACCCAGAAAGGGATCACCGGGATTCAGCTCGACCTGAAAAACGATGGTATTGGTGAAGACATTATCAAAGCAACTCTGGAAGCCGCCAAAAAGGCCCGTCTGGAACTGCTGCGAACCATGCTTACCGCCATTCGTCGTCCTCGGGCAGAAATCTCTGCCTACGCACCACGTCTGCACCAGACCAAGATCAATCCCGAAAAGATTGGTCTGCTCATCGGTCCGGGTGGTAAGACGATCCGTGCGATCCAGGAAGACACTGGAGCAACCATCGACATTCAGGACGACGGAACCGTTACCATCTCTGGTGGCAATGTAGAAATCGTTGAGAAAGCTCTGGCTCACATCGAAGCCCTGACCGAAGAAATACGTGTCGGACGGATTTACGATGGCGTGGTCAGTTCGATCAAAGAATTCGGTGCATTCATTGAGATTGCTCCTGGTAAAGATGGGCTCTGCCACATCAGCGAACTGTCGGATGGGTTCGTGAAATCGGTCAGTGACATCTGTAAAATGGGCGACCGTCTGCAGGTGAAGGTCATCGCCGTCGATGATCAGAACCGCGTCAAACTCTCCCGCAAAGCCGTTCTGGCTGAACAGGCTGCTGCGGAAGGAAATGGCGACGCTGCTGCAGCGGAAGAAGAGTAA